A genome region from Paludisphaera mucosa includes the following:
- a CDS encoding excisionase family DNA-binding protein, giving the protein MQLLNGNEVITPTKADAALAEESGRRLAAHLDHDAELRLEVKGTSEELKLPLSALRLLVRVLAELGRGNAVTLTPLRAELTTQQAADLLNVSRPHLVKLLDGGAMPSSKVGSHRRVLLTDLMAYREQWHAKRHAALDELTALSQDLDMGY; this is encoded by the coding sequence ATGCAGCTGCTCAACGGCAACGAGGTGATAACACCGACCAAGGCCGATGCGGCACTCGCCGAGGAATCGGGGCGGCGGCTTGCGGCCCATCTGGACCACGACGCCGAGCTTCGCCTGGAAGTGAAGGGGACGAGCGAGGAGCTGAAGCTCCCGCTCTCGGCCTTGCGACTCCTCGTGCGTGTCCTGGCCGAGCTGGGGCGGGGGAACGCCGTCACGCTCACCCCGCTCCGTGCCGAGTTGACGACGCAGCAGGCGGCCGACCTGCTGAACGTCTCCCGGCCGCACCTGGTGAAGCTCCTCGACGGGGGGGCGATGCCCAGCAGCAAGGTGGGGAGCCATCGGCGGGTCCTGCTCACGGACCTCATGGCCTACCGGGAACAGTGGCACGCGAAGCGGCATGCCGCCCTCGACGAGCTGACGGCGTTGAGCCAAGACCTCGACATGGGCTACTGA
- a CDS encoding PIN domain-containing protein has translation MAPTVLYDACVLYPAPLRDLLMRLAMAKLFQARWTDEIHDEWTRSVAADRPDLSTESLARCRRLMDEHVPDSLVTGYESLIPGLSLPDPDDRHVLAAAIHGGAGHIVTFNLSDFPASVLGGYSIEAIHPDEFIVNLWGESPDAVLDAVSRQRASLKNPPRSAVELLATLEQCGLAETVARLRAHAGGI, from the coding sequence ATGGCCCCGACGGTCCTCTACGACGCGTGCGTGCTCTATCCGGCCCCGCTCCGCGACCTCCTCATGCGTCTCGCCATGGCGAAGCTGTTCCAAGCTCGCTGGACGGACGAAATTCATGACGAGTGGACGCGGAGCGTGGCGGCCGACCGCCCCGACCTCTCGACCGAGAGTCTGGCTCGCTGCCGTAGGCTGATGGACGAGCACGTCCCGGACAGCCTGGTGACGGGCTACGAGTCGCTCATCCCGGGCCTGAGCCTCCCCGACCCGGACGACAGGCACGTGCTCGCGGCGGCGATTCACGGCGGGGCGGGGCACATCGTGACATTCAACCTGAGCGACTTCCCGGCCTCGGTCCTCGGGGGCTATTCCATCGAAGCGATTCACCCAGACGAGTTCATCGTCAACCTTTGGGGCGAGTCCCCCGATGCGGTGCTCGATGCGGTGAGTCGCCAGCGGGCGAGCCTGAAGAACCCGCCGAGGTCGGCGGTCGAGCTGCTGGCCACGCTCGAACAGTGCGGCCTCGCCGAGACGGTCGCTCGGCTTCGTGCCCATGCGGGCGGGATTTGA